In Nocardioides faecalis, the following proteins share a genomic window:
- the glpX gene encoding class II fructose-bisphosphatase codes for MNDAVAVEPAAPDRNLALELVRVTEAAAMAAGRWVGRGDKNGADGVAVQAMRVMISSVSMNGTVVIGEGEKDNAPMLYNGEQVGDGTGPECDIAVDPIDGTTLTAKGMPNAVAVLAAAPRGTMYDPSAVFYMEKLVTGPEAADVVDIRIPVAENIRRVAKAKGSNPSDVTVMLLDRPRHEQMAEEIRGTGARIKFISDGDVAGAIMAARADTGIDLLLGIGGTPEGIIAACAMKAMGGTIQGRLWPTDDEERQRAIDAGHDLDPDHILTTDTLVTGDDCFFVATGITDGELLRGVRYRAGGATTQSLVMRSRSGTIRTITSEHQLSKLRGFSSIDFD; via the coding sequence ATGAATGACGCCGTAGCCGTTGAGCCCGCCGCCCCCGACCGCAACCTGGCCCTGGAGCTGGTCCGGGTCACCGAGGCAGCAGCGATGGCAGCAGGCCGCTGGGTCGGTCGGGGCGACAAGAACGGCGCCGACGGCGTGGCCGTGCAGGCGATGCGGGTGATGATCTCCAGCGTCTCGATGAACGGCACCGTGGTCATCGGCGAGGGCGAGAAGGACAACGCCCCGATGCTCTACAACGGCGAGCAGGTCGGCGACGGCACCGGGCCGGAGTGTGACATCGCCGTCGACCCCATCGACGGCACCACGCTGACCGCGAAGGGCATGCCCAACGCCGTCGCCGTGCTCGCCGCCGCCCCGCGCGGCACCATGTACGACCCCTCCGCGGTCTTCTACATGGAGAAGCTCGTCACCGGCCCGGAGGCCGCCGACGTCGTCGACATCCGCATCCCCGTCGCGGAGAACATCCGCCGGGTCGCCAAGGCCAAGGGCTCCAACCCCTCCGACGTGACGGTCATGCTGCTCGACCGGCCGCGCCACGAGCAGATGGCCGAGGAGATCCGCGGCACCGGCGCCCGGATCAAGTTCATCAGCGACGGTGACGTCGCCGGCGCGATCATGGCCGCCCGCGCGGACACCGGCATCGACCTGCTGCTCGGCATCGGGGGCACCCCCGAGGGCATCATCGCCGCCTGCGCGATGAAGGCCATGGGCGGCACGATCCAGGGCCGGCTGTGGCCCACCGACGACGAGGAGCGCCAACGCGCGATCGACGCCGGCCACGACCTCGACCCGGACCACATCCTGACCACCGACACCCTGGTCACCGGCGACGACTGCTTCTTCGTCGCCACGGGCATCACCGACGGCGAGCTGCTCCGCGGCGTGCGCTACCGCGCCGGCGGCGCCACCACCCAGTCGCTGGTGATGCGCTCGCGCAGCGGCACCATCCGCACCATCACCTCCGAGCACCAGCTCTCGAAGCTGCGCGGGTTCTCCTCGATCGACTTCGACTGA
- a CDS encoding PfkB family carbohydrate kinase, whose product MTRALVVGEAVLDVVHAAGGEKGVEAGSGPGSEPSARPGGSAVNTAVALARLGRGVDLATAYAADAAGTVLDEHLAAARVHLAGEPHVLASTPRAVAHIDASGAASYDFEVAWALPAGVLAEPAPHVLHVTSLAPLLAPGADDVAELVAQLRGRTTVSYDVNLRPAITGTGVAVVEAVRRTAGLADLVKASDEDLAALWPGDDVGASAARLLELGPAAVVVTHGDAGASWHSRCGEDWCTGGVPGVPVRVVDTIGAGDTFSAALLDHLWPLLGAGGADRVARLDADGWAEALRYAVRVAAVTVSRLGADPPTRAEVDAAYPPD is encoded by the coding sequence ATGACGAGGGCGCTGGTGGTGGGCGAGGCCGTGCTGGACGTGGTCCACGCGGCGGGGGGCGAGAAGGGGGTCGAGGCGGGATCCGGGCCGGGCAGCGAGCCCAGCGCCCGGCCCGGCGGCTCCGCGGTGAACACCGCCGTCGCGCTGGCTCGGCTCGGTCGCGGTGTCGACCTCGCCACCGCGTACGCCGCCGACGCGGCGGGGACGGTGCTCGACGAGCACCTCGCCGCCGCCCGGGTGCACCTCGCCGGCGAGCCGCACGTGCTGGCGAGCACCCCGCGCGCGGTGGCGCACATCGACGCGAGCGGCGCGGCGTCGTACGACTTCGAGGTGGCGTGGGCGCTGCCGGCCGGGGTGCTCGCCGAGCCGGCGCCGCACGTGCTGCACGTGACGTCGTTGGCGCCGTTGCTCGCCCCGGGCGCAGACGACGTCGCCGAGCTGGTGGCGCAGCTGCGTGGGCGCACCACCGTCAGCTACGACGTCAACCTGCGCCCGGCGATCACCGGCACCGGCGTCGCCGTCGTCGAGGCCGTACGACGCACGGCCGGCCTCGCCGACCTGGTGAAGGCCTCCGACGAGGACCTGGCCGCGCTGTGGCCGGGCGACGACGTCGGTGCCAGCGCGGCACGGCTGCTCGAGCTCGGGCCGGCCGCGGTGGTGGTGACCCACGGCGACGCCGGCGCGTCGTGGCACAGCCGCTGCGGCGAGGACTGGTGCACCGGCGGGGTACCCGGCGTGCCGGTGCGGGTCGTCGACACCATCGGCGCCGGCGACACCTTCTCCGCCGCCCTGCTCGACCACCTCTGGCCGCTGCTCGGGGCGGGCGGTGCGGATCGGGTGGCCCGCCTGGACGCCGACGGCTGGGCCGAGGCGCTGCGCTACGCCGTACGGGTGGCCGCGGTGACGGTGAGCCGGCTCGGCGCCGACCCGCCCACCCGCGCGGAGGTCGACGCCGCCTACCCACCCGACTGA
- a CDS encoding exodeoxyribonuclease VII small subunit, giving the protein MAEPTTPDGPTPEEDRPSYEDARAELVEVVRQLEAGGTTLEESLALWERGERLATICQEWIDGARARLDAVLARDDED; this is encoded by the coding sequence ATGGCTGAGCCGACCACCCCCGACGGCCCCACCCCCGAGGAGGACCGGCCCTCGTACGAGGACGCGCGGGCCGAACTCGTCGAGGTCGTGCGCCAGCTCGAGGCCGGCGGCACCACCTTGGAGGAGTCGCTGGCCCTGTGGGAGCGCGGCGAGCGACTGGCGACGATCTGCCAGGAGTGGATCGACGGCGCCCGGGCACGCCTGGACGCCGTGCTCGCCCGCGACGACGAGGACTGA
- a CDS encoding ABC transporter permease — protein MRTAARTRHVGVPRWLLLPAGLAALLVVVPVLALAARVDWAELPSLVTTPAARSALLLSLRTSAAATALCLLLGVPLAVVLARSDARWLGPLRSLVLLPLVLPPVVGGIALLAAFGRQGLLGEHLEAAGVRIAFSTLAVVLAQTFVSLPFLVVSLEGALRTAGERYDVVAASLGARPSTVLARVTLPLVLPGLASGSVLAFARALGEFGATITFAGSLEGTTRTLPLLIYNLRATDADAAVAMSLLLVVVAVAVIALVRPRGAT, from the coding sequence ATGAGGACCGCGGCCCGCACCCGCCACGTCGGCGTGCCCCGCTGGCTGCTGCTGCCGGCCGGGCTCGCCGCGCTCCTGGTGGTGGTGCCGGTCCTCGCCCTGGCCGCCCGGGTGGACTGGGCCGAGCTGCCCTCACTGGTGACCACGCCGGCGGCGCGCTCGGCGCTGTTGCTGAGCCTGCGCACCTCGGCCGCCGCGACCGCCCTGTGCCTGCTGCTGGGCGTGCCGCTCGCCGTCGTCCTGGCCCGCAGCGACGCCCGTTGGCTGGGTCCGTTGCGCTCCCTGGTGCTGCTGCCGCTGGTGCTGCCGCCCGTGGTCGGCGGCATCGCCCTGCTCGCCGCGTTCGGCCGCCAGGGCCTGCTCGGTGAGCACCTGGAGGCCGCGGGCGTGCGGATCGCCTTCTCCACCCTCGCCGTCGTGCTCGCCCAGACGTTCGTGTCGCTGCCCTTCCTGGTGGTCAGCCTGGAGGGGGCGCTGCGCACCGCCGGCGAGCGGTACGACGTCGTGGCGGCCTCGCTCGGCGCCCGGCCCAGCACCGTGCTCGCCCGGGTCACGCTGCCGCTGGTGCTGCCCGGCCTGGCCTCCGGCTCGGTGCTCGCGTTCGCCCGCGCGCTCGGGGAGTTCGGCGCCACCATCACCTTCGCCGGCAGCCTGGAGGGCACCACCCGCACCCTGCCGCTGCTCATCTACAACCTGCGGGCCACCGACGCCGACGCCGCCGTGGCGATGTCGCTGCTGCTCGTCGTGGTCGCCGTCGCGGTGATCGCACTGGTCCGCCCGCGAGGGGCGACGTGA
- a CDS encoding class I SAM-dependent methyltransferase has protein sequence MSDEDHYFSADPTVAFQRAPVRTSVWGHDLDLVSGSGVFARGRLDIGTAVLFRETEPPAGGRVLDLGCGYGVIGLACAVAAPAAVVRGVDVNQRAVLLANENAAALGIADRYTASTPEQVPADEQYDEIWSNPPIRIGKAALHQLLLDWLPRLAPQGRAVMVVGKNLGADSLQRWLGEQGYPTERLASAKGFRVLETRRA, from the coding sequence GTGAGCGACGAGGACCACTACTTCAGCGCCGATCCCACCGTCGCGTTCCAGCGCGCGCCGGTGCGCACGTCGGTGTGGGGCCACGACCTGGACCTGGTCAGTGGCTCCGGTGTCTTCGCCCGCGGCCGCCTCGACATCGGCACCGCGGTGCTGTTCCGCGAGACCGAGCCGCCCGCCGGCGGCCGGGTCCTCGACCTCGGCTGCGGGTACGGCGTCATCGGCCTGGCCTGCGCCGTCGCAGCCCCTGCCGCGGTGGTCCGCGGCGTCGACGTGAACCAGCGGGCGGTGCTGCTCGCCAACGAGAACGCCGCCGCCCTCGGCATCGCCGACCGGTACACCGCGAGCACGCCCGAGCAGGTCCCCGCCGACGAGCAGTACGACGAGATCTGGTCCAACCCGCCCATCCGGATCGGCAAGGCCGCGCTGCACCAGCTGCTGCTCGACTGGCTGCCGCGACTGGCGCCGCAGGGCCGAGCGGTGATGGTGGTCGGCAAGAACCTCGGCGCCGACTCGCTGCAGCGCTGGCTCGGCGAGCAGGGCTACCCGACCGAGCGGCTGGCCAGCGCCAAGGGGTTCCGGGTGCTCGAGACCCGACGGGCCTGA
- a CDS encoding sulfate/molybdate ABC transporter ATP-binding protein, producing the protein MTPDMTPDVPRDVPRDVGLHVDVRVADRDVEVAFEVDTGQTVALIGPNGAGKSTTLAVLAGLLRPDAGEVRLEGRLLTGDRTWVAPHARRTALLAQEPLLFPHLRARDNVAFGPRSTGASRAEARAVAERWLSEVDALALADRRPAQLSGGQAQRVAVARALAADPRLLLLDEPMAALDVDAAPALRRLLGRVLAERTTVLVTHHVLDALLLADRVVVLEAGRVVEQGPTADVLARPRSRFAAQLAGLNLVAGTATPDGVRRPDGLALHGTAAGDPPAAGAPAVAVFRPAAVAVHARPPGGSPRNALTVRVEALEPQGDHVRVRAGGLAADVTLAAVAELGLAVGAEVTFVVKANEVAVHAR; encoded by the coding sequence GTGACCCCGGACATGACCCCGGACGTGCCCCGTGACGTGCCCCGCGACGTGGGCCTGCACGTCGACGTCCGCGTCGCCGACCGCGACGTCGAGGTCGCCTTCGAGGTCGACACCGGACAGACCGTGGCGCTGATCGGGCCCAACGGCGCCGGCAAGTCCACCACCCTGGCGGTGCTGGCCGGGCTGCTGCGCCCCGATGCCGGCGAGGTCCGGCTCGAGGGCCGGCTGCTCACCGGCGACCGGACCTGGGTGGCCCCGCACGCACGCCGTACGGCGCTGCTGGCGCAGGAGCCGCTGCTCTTCCCGCACCTCCGGGCGCGGGACAACGTGGCGTTCGGGCCGCGCAGCACCGGCGCCTCGCGGGCGGAGGCACGCGCGGTCGCCGAGCGCTGGCTGAGCGAGGTGGACGCATTGGCGCTCGCCGACCGGCGCCCCGCCCAGCTCTCCGGCGGGCAGGCGCAGCGGGTGGCGGTGGCCCGGGCGCTCGCCGCCGACCCGCGGCTGCTGCTGCTCGACGAGCCGATGGCCGCCCTGGACGTGGACGCGGCGCCCGCGCTGCGCCGGCTGTTGGGCCGGGTGCTCGCCGAGCGCACGACCGTGCTGGTCACCCACCACGTGCTGGACGCCCTGCTGCTGGCGGACCGGGTCGTGGTGCTGGAGGCCGGCCGGGTCGTCGAGCAGGGCCCCACCGCGGACGTGCTGGCCCGTCCCCGGAGCCGGTTCGCCGCCCAGCTGGCCGGGCTCAACCTCGTCGCCGGCACCGCCACCCCCGACGGCGTACGACGTCCCGACGGGCTCGCGCTGCACGGCACCGCCGCCGGGGACCCGCCCGCGGCCGGGGCCCCCGCGGTCGCGGTGTTCCGCCCGGCCGCCGTCGCTGTGCACGCCCGGCCACCGGGTGGCAGCCCCCGCAACGCGCTGACGGTGCGGGTGGAGGCCCTGGAGCCGCAGGGCGACCACGTGCGGGTGCGTGCCGGCGGGCTCGCCGCCGACGTCACGCTGGCCGCGGTGGCCGAGCTGGGGCTGGCCGTGGGCGCGGAGGTCACCTTCGTGGTCAAGGCCAACGAGGTCGCCGTGCACGCCCGGTGA
- the xseA gene encoding exodeoxyribonuclease VII large subunit has translation MALETSLEKPAPVRAIANAISGWIDRLGAVWVEGQVTQVSRRPGLATVFMTLRDSVADISVPVTCSRVMFDGLATPVTEGASVVIHARPSYYANRGTLSLQAREIRMVGLGELLARLEQRRQLLAAEGLFAAERKRRLPTVPQRIGLVTAANSAAERDVIENATRRWPAVAFEVVHAAMQGHRCASEVIEAVRRLDAHPEVDVIVIARGGGSVEDLLPFSDEGLIRVVAAARTPVVSAIGHEPDSPLLDLVADLRASTPTDAAKRVVPDMAQEASRVREARTRIRQAVSARLEREQHTLDAIRSRPVLAEPATVLDARHDELDDLRHRIRRSLETRLDRAADDIDHRRARVQALSPLATLQRGYAVLQDADGHVVTSVADVAAGAGLSVRVADGRVHVTATRTEPIEEHHG, from the coding sequence GTGGCCCTGGAGACATCCCTCGAGAAGCCGGCACCGGTCCGGGCGATCGCGAACGCGATCTCGGGCTGGATCGACCGTCTCGGCGCGGTGTGGGTCGAGGGTCAGGTCACCCAGGTCAGCCGCCGTCCGGGGCTGGCGACGGTGTTCATGACGCTGCGCGACTCCGTGGCCGACATCTCGGTGCCGGTGACCTGCTCGCGGGTGATGTTCGACGGCCTGGCCACCCCCGTCACCGAGGGCGCGAGCGTGGTCATCCACGCGCGGCCGTCGTACTACGCCAACCGGGGCACGCTCTCCCTGCAGGCACGCGAGATCCGGATGGTCGGCCTCGGCGAGCTGCTCGCCCGGCTGGAGCAGCGGCGCCAGCTCCTCGCCGCGGAGGGACTGTTCGCCGCCGAGCGCAAGCGCCGGCTGCCGACGGTGCCGCAACGCATCGGCCTGGTCACCGCGGCCAATTCGGCGGCCGAGCGTGACGTCATCGAGAACGCCACCCGGCGCTGGCCGGCGGTGGCCTTCGAGGTGGTGCACGCCGCCATGCAGGGCCACCGCTGCGCGAGCGAGGTGATCGAGGCGGTGCGCCGCCTCGACGCGCACCCCGAGGTCGACGTCATCGTCATCGCCCGCGGCGGCGGGTCGGTGGAGGACCTGCTGCCCTTCTCCGACGAGGGCCTGATCCGGGTGGTGGCGGCCGCCCGCACCCCGGTGGTCTCCGCGATCGGCCACGAGCCCGACTCCCCGCTGCTCGACCTCGTCGCCGACCTGCGTGCCTCCACGCCCACCGACGCCGCCAAGCGGGTGGTGCCGGACATGGCGCAGGAGGCGAGCCGGGTCCGCGAGGCCCGCACCCGGATCCGGCAGGCGGTGTCGGCGCGGCTGGAGCGCGAGCAGCACACGCTGGACGCGATCCGCTCCCGGCCGGTGCTGGCCGAGCCGGCCACGGTGCTCGACGCACGCCACGACGAGCTCGACGACCTACGCCACCGGATCCGCCGCAGCCTGGAGACCCGGCTCGACCGGGCCGCCGACGACATCGACCACCGCCGCGCCCGGGTCCAGGCGCTCTCCCCCCTGGCAACCCTGCAACGCGGGTACGCGGTGCTGCAGGATGCCGACGGCCACGTCGTCACCTCGGTGGCCGACGTCGCCGCCGGTGCCGGCCTGTCGGTGCGGGTCGCCGACGGCCGCGTGCACGTGACCGCCACCCGCACCGAACCGATCGAGGAGCACCATGGCTGA
- a CDS encoding esterase/lipase family protein → MTQIMAPWLLPEGYGRPALAALLRESSVLTEAGRFAARRSTTRVVRRRTPFSERSAARAAEPVLLIPGFLAGDWTLAAMSAELRERGFRTYRSRITANVNCTMQSTLTLEQRLEELAERRGTRVQIVGHSLGGMIARGLAARRPDLVAGIVTMGSPMRAPAAHHGVLTRGVRMLNRLADVGLPGVMGSDCVSGECAHLSFVESQEPLRHDVAMTNVYSRRDGIVDWRACIDPDGRPVEVRASHVGLVCDPRVIDIVSTSLLEHSDIVASAGGVLRVVETA, encoded by the coding sequence GTGACTCAGATCATGGCGCCCTGGTTGTTGCCCGAGGGCTACGGACGCCCGGCGCTCGCCGCCCTCCTCCGGGAGAGCAGCGTGCTGACCGAGGCTGGCAGGTTCGCGGCCCGACGCAGCACGACCCGCGTCGTGCGCCGTCGTACGCCGTTCAGCGAGCGGAGCGCGGCACGGGCTGCGGAGCCGGTCCTGCTGATCCCCGGCTTCCTCGCCGGGGACTGGACGCTGGCGGCGATGAGCGCCGAGCTGCGCGAGCGCGGCTTCCGCACGTACCGCTCCCGGATCACCGCCAACGTGAACTGCACGATGCAGTCCACGCTGACCCTGGAGCAGCGCCTCGAGGAGCTCGCCGAGCGCCGCGGCACCCGGGTGCAGATCGTGGGTCACAGCCTCGGCGGCATGATCGCCCGCGGGCTGGCCGCCCGGCGACCCGACCTGGTGGCCGGCATCGTGACCATGGGCAGCCCGATGCGGGCCCCGGCCGCGCACCACGGCGTGCTCACCCGCGGGGTGCGGATGCTCAACCGGCTCGCCGACGTCGGCCTGCCCGGTGTGATGGGCTCCGACTGCGTCAGCGGGGAGTGCGCCCACCTGAGCTTCGTGGAGTCCCAGGAGCCGCTGCGCCACGACGTCGCGATGACCAACGTGTACTCGCGCCGCGACGGCATCGTCGACTGGCGGGCCTGCATCGACCCCGACGGGCGTCCCGTCGAGGTGCGCGCCTCGCACGTCGGTCTCGTGTGCGACCCCCGCGTCATCGACATCGTCTCCACCTCGCTGCTGGAGCACAGCGACATCGTCGCCAGCGCCGGCGGCGTGCTGCGGGTGGTCGAGACGGCCTGA
- the truA gene encoding tRNA pseudouridine(38-40) synthase TruA has protein sequence MRLRIDLAYDGTDFHGWAAQPGLRTVQAEVTEALTTILRLPEGALWVTVAGRTDSGVHARGQVTHVDVPTGEDGSETAERLLQRLDILARRMNGVLARDVRVHRISEAPPGFDARFAALWRRYAYRIIDDPARVDPLTRNHVLSWSRPLDVEAMDAAARSLVGLHDFASFCKRREGATTIRTLQEFSWRREDSGLLVGHVRADAFCHSMVRALVGCMIAVGEGRKPVAWAAEVLSAQRRDPNVVVVPANGLTLEEVAYPDEAGLAARVAQTAARRTARAAEAGTEVGTEVGTEASTEASTEASIEEQA, from the coding sequence GTGCGGCTGCGGATCGACCTCGCCTACGACGGCACCGACTTCCACGGCTGGGCCGCGCAACCCGGCCTGCGCACGGTGCAGGCCGAGGTGACCGAGGCGCTCACCACGATCCTGCGGCTGCCCGAGGGTGCGCTGTGGGTGACGGTCGCCGGCCGCACCGACTCCGGGGTGCACGCCCGTGGCCAGGTCACCCATGTCGACGTGCCCACCGGTGAGGACGGCTCGGAGACCGCCGAGCGGCTGCTGCAGCGCCTCGACATCCTCGCCCGCCGGATGAACGGCGTGCTGGCCCGCGACGTGCGGGTGCACCGGATCAGCGAGGCCCCGCCCGGCTTCGACGCCCGGTTCGCGGCGCTGTGGCGCCGCTACGCCTACCGGATCATCGACGACCCCGCCCGGGTCGACCCGTTGACCCGCAACCACGTGCTCTCCTGGAGCCGACCGCTCGACGTCGAGGCGATGGACGCCGCAGCCCGCTCGCTCGTCGGGCTCCACGACTTCGCCTCGTTCTGCAAGCGGCGCGAGGGCGCCACCACCATCCGCACGCTGCAGGAGTTCTCCTGGCGCCGCGAGGACTCCGGGCTCCTGGTCGGCCACGTCCGGGCCGACGCCTTCTGCCACTCGATGGTGCGCGCGCTGGTGGGCTGCATGATCGCCGTCGGCGAGGGCCGCAAGCCCGTGGCCTGGGCCGCCGAGGTGCTCTCCGCCCAGCGCCGCGACCCGAACGTGGTCGTCGTGCCCGCCAACGGGCTGACGCTGGAGGAGGTCGCCTACCCCGACGAGGCCGGGCTGGCCGCCCGGGTCGCGCAGACCGCGGCGCGTCGTACCGCCCGAGCCGCCGAGGCCGGCACCGAAGTCGGCACCGAAGTCGGCACCGAGGCCAGCACCGAGGCCAGCACCGAGGCCAGCATCGAGGAGCAGGCGTGA
- a CDS encoding TOBE domain-containing protein, whose amino-acid sequence MGGAVEYRVSEAAELLGVSSDTVRRWVEAGRLPGRTTAGRTIIAGTDLAALATSLLDEAEHDRTRAGQVSARNRMTGIVTRVIADTVMAQVEMACGPYRVVSLMSTEAATELGLEPGVRAIASVKSTNVVVERPLGRRA is encoded by the coding sequence ATGGGTGGTGCGGTGGAGTACCGGGTGAGCGAGGCGGCGGAGCTGCTCGGGGTCAGCAGCGACACGGTGCGGCGCTGGGTCGAGGCGGGCCGCCTCCCGGGGCGTACGACGGCGGGACGCACGATCATCGCGGGTACCGACCTGGCCGCGCTGGCGACCTCCCTGCTCGACGAGGCCGAGCACGACCGGACCCGCGCCGGGCAGGTCAGTGCCCGCAACCGGATGACCGGGATCGTGACGCGGGTGATCGCCGACACGGTGATGGCGCAGGTGGAGATGGCCTGCGGCCCCTACCGGGTGGTGTCGTTGATGAGCACGGAGGCCGCCACCGAGCTGGGCCTGGAGCCCGGGGTGCGCGCCATCGCCTCGGTGAAGTCCACCAACGTCGTCGTGGAGCGACCCCTCGGGAGACGAGCGTGA
- the modA gene encoding molybdate ABC transporter substrate-binding protein, with protein sequence MTPRPRTTPRTTPRTTPRTTPRTTPRTTPLATLLATLLTLGLLAGVLTGCGTSEEADGQTLTVFAASSLTGVFEDLEEQFEAEHPGVDVRLSFGGSADLVAQLREGARADVFASADAESMDDLVAAGLTAGDPREIATNTLVIAVPPGNPAGIEDLTDLDADDLALVLCAPEVPCGRAAARVAAAADVDLSPLSEEQSVSDVLAKVRTGEADAGLVYVTDVAAAGDSVRGIAFDESDAAVNHYEIAIVAGSEQADLAADWADLVLGAGRRTLTDAGFGAPDE encoded by the coding sequence GTGACCCCCCGACCACGCACCACCCCGCGCACCACCCCGCGCACCACCCCGCGCACCACCCCGCGCACCACCCCGCGCACCACCCCGCTCGCCACCCTGCTCGCCACCCTGCTCACCCTCGGACTGCTGGCCGGCGTGCTCACCGGCTGCGGCACCTCCGAGGAGGCCGACGGGCAGACCCTGACGGTGTTCGCCGCGTCCTCGCTCACCGGTGTGTTCGAGGACCTGGAGGAGCAGTTCGAGGCCGAGCATCCCGGCGTCGACGTTCGGCTGTCCTTCGGCGGCTCCGCCGACCTCGTGGCCCAGCTGCGCGAGGGCGCCCGCGCGGACGTGTTCGCCTCCGCCGACGCCGAGAGCATGGACGACCTGGTGGCGGCCGGGCTCACCGCCGGCGACCCACGCGAGATCGCCACGAACACGCTCGTGATCGCCGTGCCGCCGGGCAACCCCGCCGGCATCGAGGACCTGACCGACCTCGACGCCGACGACCTGGCCCTGGTGCTCTGCGCGCCGGAGGTGCCGTGCGGGCGCGCCGCCGCCCGGGTCGCGGCGGCCGCGGACGTCGACCTCTCCCCGCTCAGCGAGGAGCAGTCGGTGAGCGACGTGCTCGCCAAGGTGCGCACCGGCGAGGCGGACGCCGGGCTGGTCTACGTCACCGACGTGGCGGCGGCCGGGGACTCGGTCCGGGGCATCGCCTTCGACGAGTCCGACGCCGCCGTCAACCACTACGAGATCGCCATCGTCGCGGGCAGCGAGCAGGCCGACCTGGCCGCCGACTGGGCCGACCTGGTCCTCGGCGCGGGCCGCCGGACCCTGACCGACGCCGGCTTCGGGGCACCGGACGAATGA
- a CDS encoding DUF4245 family protein, producing MSTQKPEPSGRPGRYQRSAWGLVVSLLVTVVALAGLYAFTGAFRNDFEIKPEKVDYLASVAAAQQAGLSPAYPASLPKGWIATGAEVTPGDRPVFTLRMLTDENRFVGVRQEDASIGSLVSRWVDEDAEDAEGYTVPASVTAPVAREWEGFVDASGDTAYAAEVGEETVLVFGSASAKELQQVVDSLTTAPVR from the coding sequence ATGAGCACCCAGAAACCGGAACCCAGCGGCCGGCCGGGCCGCTACCAGCGCTCTGCGTGGGGCCTCGTCGTCTCGCTGCTGGTCACCGTCGTCGCCCTCGCCGGGCTGTACGCGTTCACCGGCGCCTTCCGCAACGACTTCGAGATCAAGCCGGAGAAGGTGGACTACCTCGCGTCGGTCGCGGCCGCCCAGCAGGCCGGTCTGAGCCCCGCCTACCCGGCCTCGCTGCCCAAGGGCTGGATCGCCACGGGGGCCGAGGTGACGCCGGGGGACCGGCCGGTCTTCACGCTGCGCATGCTCACCGACGAGAACCGGTTCGTCGGCGTGCGGCAGGAGGACGCCTCGATCGGCTCGCTGGTCTCGCGGTGGGTCGACGAGGATGCCGAGGACGCCGAGGGCTACACCGTGCCGGCGTCGGTGACCGCGCCGGTGGCCCGGGAGTGGGAGGGCTTCGTCGACGCCAGCGGCGACACCGCCTATGCAGCCGAGGTCGGCGAGGAGACCGTGCTGGTGTTCGGCTCCGCCTCGGCCAAGGAGCTGCAGCAGGTCGTCGACTCGCTGACCACCGCCCCCGTGCGCTGA